The genomic region AGCGGGAGAGGCGCTCGAAGTCCGTCAGGATACGCAATGTCGTGACTAAAAACCGAAGGTCTGAGGCCATTGGCTGCTGCAGGGCCAAAAGCTCAATACACTTTTCTTCCAGCCTCGTGCCATTCTCATCCACTTTCTTGCTGCCTTCAAGCACAGCCTCCGCCAGCTCCTTATCCTTATTGACGAGCGACTTGAGAGACAGCGAGAGCAGCCTCATGCACTCGTCGCCCATCAAGACCAGGCCATCCTCAAGCTCCTTAATCTGCCTCACATAATGCTCCCTTGTCATATTCCCTCACCCAAACCTTCCGGTGATATAATCCTCAGTCCTCCTGTCCTGCGGAGCCTCGAAGAGCCTCCTCGTCTCGCCATACTCTATAAGCTCCCCCATGAGGAAGAACGCAGTCTTCTCAGAGACACGGGCGGCCTGCTGCATGTTATGCGTAACGATGACTATCGTATACCTCTCCTTGAGCCGCTGCATCAGGTCCTCTATCTTTGAGGTAGCTATGGGGTCCAGCGCAGAGCAGGGCTCGTCCATCAAGAGCACTTCAGGCTCCACCGCCAGGCACCTCGCAATACAAAGCCTTTGCTGCTGGCCGCCCGACAGGCTCATAGCAGAATCGCGCAGCCTATCCTTTAGCTCATCCCACAGGGCGGCCTGCCTCAGGCTCTTCTCCACTATCTCGTCCAGCCTCGCCTTATCCTTTATGCCGTGAACCCTCGGGCCATATGCGACGTTATCATATACGGACATAGGAAAAGGGTTCGGCTTCTGGAAGACCATGCCAACCCTCTTCCTTAGCTCGACCACGTCAACATCCCTGTCGTAAATATTCTTGCCCTTAAACAAGACCTTTCCCGTGACCTTCACGCCCGGGACCAGGTCGTTCATCCTGTCCAGGCATTTTAAAAACGTAGACTTGCCGCATCCGGACGGCCCGATGATGGCCGTGATGCTGCGGGCTGAAATCTTCATATTAATATTCGCCAGCGCGCGGCTTTTTCCATAGTAGAGGCTCAAATCGCTTATGTCAAATATGACATCATCGGCCATACATTTTACCTCCTAGCTTCGCCATGTATCTTCGGGTGAGCAGGTTACTCGCGAGCGTGATCGCCAGTATCATTATAACGAGAACCGCAGCCGTGCCATAGGCATTCTTAATGGATATGTTCTCCATCGTGAGCAGGTATATGTGCAGCGTCATGGTGCGTGCAGAGGAGAAAAGGCTCCATGGCACCTTGGCAACTGTGCCCGCGGTGAACATGACCGCCGCCGTCTCGCCTATCGCCCTGCCCATGCCCAGCATGACGCCCGTGACTATTCCCGGGAACGCTGTTGGCAAAACCACCTTGTATATGGTCTGCCACTTGCTAGCCCCGAGGGCCAGGCTGCCGAGGCGGTATGATTCGGGGACCGCCTTAATGGCCTCCTCGGAGACTCGCAATATGATTGGCAGCCCCATAAGGGCGAGCGTCAGTCCGCCGGCCAGCAGCGAGAAGCCCATGCCCATGTAAAGCACAAAAAAGAGGTAGCCGAACATGCCGAACATGATGGACGGTATGCCTGCCAGGCTGTCTGCGCCAAATCGCACGAGGCTTGTTAGCCTATTTTCTCCCGCATACTCGGCCATGTAAATGGCGGCACCCACGCTCAATGGCGTGCTAACCACAATAGCGATAGCTGTAATGTACAGGGTGCCAAGTATCATCGGGTATATGCCTCCTGACCTGCCCATATTGGACGGGGTTTCGATTAAAAAGGAGAGGCTCACAACGCTAAGGCCGTTCCACAGCACATAGCCGATGATGGCCAGCAAAACGATCAGGGTTACGCCGCCGCAGGCCCATAAAAGGGCTATGCCAAGGCTATTTGCTGTATACCTCTTACGAGGCCATCTATCTTGAGAGTGAAAAATATCCTTAAACGCCATTTAAGCCCTCTCCATCCCTCTTCTGCTGTTCATCACATGAATGACGGAATTGAGCAGCATTATGATTAGCAAGAGCACGATGCCTATGGCGTAGAGCGCAGAAAGGTGCTCGCCCGAAGCATAGCTAAACTCAAGGGCGATGACCGCAGTCATGGGTGCCACGGGGCTAAAAATGGAGTCGGGTATAGCCACCACGCTACCCCCAACCATGAGCACCGCCATAGTCTCTCCAATGGCACGCCCCATGGCAAGTATGATAGAGGCGACGATGCCCGAGCTGGCGGCGGGTACGACGATTCCCGTGACTGTCTGCCATGGGGTTGCGCCTATCGCGATGGCGCCTTCCCGGTATTCACGGGGCACCGAGCGCAGCGCGTCCTCGGAAACGCTAATTATCGTAGGCAGGACCATGATGGCCAGAACGATGCCGCAGGCCAGGACGCTAACCCCGGTACCGCCGAACTGTGCAACTATCCAGGGCACGATGACGACGAGCCCGAAGAACCCGTATATGACGGATGGGATGCCTGCCAGCGTCCCTATGGCCGGCTTGATTATATCCCTCGCCCATGGGGGAGCTATTTCTGCCAGCAGGATGGCGCAGCCAACCCCCAGCGGCACGCTTATCAATAGCGATAGGAGCGTAACCGCTAATGTCCCCACTATCATTGGCAATATGCCATACACGCTATAGGTGGCGTTCCACTCGCCGCCCAAAATGAAATCCAGTATGCCCCTTCGGCTTATGGCGGGGAGGCCTTCATTGATTATGAAAAAGATAATAAGCAGTATTATAGCAATCGATGATAATGCACATATGAATAAGCTGGACTGGACTATTTTTTCTTTTACGTGCATGTTTTCACCTTTTAGTTAGGCGGGGAAGGCATCCCCGCCTTTGCCTTTTTTATACGGTCACCAGGTTGTGCTTTGCAAGCATGGCCTGGCCCTCGGGGCTCAGGACGAATTCTATAAAGGCTTTTGACAGGCCTGTTGCCTCTCCCCTGGTCACGAGCAGGAATGGCCTCTGTATGATGTATGACCCGTCCTTGATTGTGGCCACGGAGGGCTCGACCCCGTTCACCGCCACCGGCCTAACCTGGCTCACATCTAAAGAGCCATATGAGATATACCCAATGGCGTTCTTGTTGCCTGCAACGTAGGCCGTGACCGCGCCCGTGGAGCTCTGCTGTATCGCCTTAGCCGTTATATTCGCCTTCTTCATGACGAGCTCGTCGAACGCCGACCTCGTGCCCGAGCCTGCCTCCCGCGTCACGACGATAATGCCCGCGTCATCGCCCCCGAACTGCTTCCAGCTTGTCACGTTGCCCGCGAAAATGTCCCTTATCTGGTCCATAGTTAGGCTATTAACCGGGTTTGCCTTGTTAACGATGACAGCGATGCCGTCGTAGCAGATTTTGTACGTTACGA from Methanocella conradii HZ254 harbors:
- the pstA gene encoding phosphate ABC transporter permease PstA — its product is MAFKDIFHSQDRWPRKRYTANSLGIALLWACGGVTLIVLLAIIGYVLWNGLSVVSLSFLIETPSNMGRSGGIYPMILGTLYITAIAIVVSTPLSVGAAIYMAEYAGENRLTSLVRFGADSLAGIPSIMFGMFGYLFFVLYMGMGFSLLAGGLTLALMGLPIILRVSEEAIKAVPESYRLGSLALGASKWQTIYKVVLPTAFPGIVTGVMLGMGRAIGETAAVMFTAGTVAKVPWSLFSSARTMTLHIYLLTMENISIKNAYGTAAVLVIMILAITLASNLLTRRYMAKLGGKMYGR
- the pstB gene encoding phosphate ABC transporter ATP-binding protein PstB; this translates as MADDVIFDISDLSLYYGKSRALANINMKISARSITAIIGPSGCGKSTFLKCLDRMNDLVPGVKVTGKVLFKGKNIYDRDVDVVELRKRVGMVFQKPNPFPMSVYDNVAYGPRVHGIKDKARLDEIVEKSLRQAALWDELKDRLRDSAMSLSGGQQQRLCIARCLAVEPEVLLMDEPCSALDPIATSKIEDLMQRLKERYTIVIVTHNMQQAARVSEKTAFFLMGELIEYGETRRLFEAPQDRRTEDYITGRFG
- the pstC gene encoding phosphate ABC transporter permease subunit PstC — protein: MHVKEKIVQSSLFICALSSIAIILLIIFFIINEGLPAISRRGILDFILGGEWNATYSVYGILPMIVGTLAVTLLSLLISVPLGVGCAILLAEIAPPWARDIIKPAIGTLAGIPSVIYGFFGLVVIVPWIVAQFGGTGVSVLACGIVLAIMVLPTIISVSEDALRSVPREYREGAIAIGATPWQTVTGIVVPAASSGIVASIILAMGRAIGETMAVLMVGGSVVAIPDSIFSPVAPMTAVIALEFSYASGEHLSALYAIGIVLLLIIMLLNSVIHVMNSRRGMERA
- a CDS encoding phosphate ABC transporter substrate-binding protein, with product MFSKKVVIILLTTALIGAGAIFVGCSSPAPTPTPAAASAPLTGTLSVIGSTSVGPYAEELAAAFDAKNDDKTSVGVSQVGSGPGIKAVIDGTADIGMSSRELTDEEKAKGLVTYKICYDGIAVIVNKANPVNSLTMDQIRDIFAGNVTSWKQFGGDDAGIIVVTREAGSGTRSAFDELVMKKANITAKAIQQSSTGAVTAYVAGNKNAIGYISYGSLDVSQVRPVAVNGVEPSVATIKDGSYIIQRPFLLVTRGEATGLSKAFIEFVLSPEGQAMLAKHNLVTV